In Mycobacterium sp. Aquia_216, a genomic segment contains:
- a CDS encoding DUF732 domain-containing protein yields the protein MFTGTSRFTGITSHVGIPVAAIALLSGIAILRGGAAAADPNDDKFLALLDDEGIPAMEGVPSLVDTAHKVCQALDTGTPANRVVDALVDYAVSNDPTQRQIAPGRLARTEGRFVVAAVGAYCPYDKNKLAILITRPKAGWNEPTRRAADGIRPSGFQVHGSAPVSLIGIVPPAGIADPNPPAIPEPPPLAHLQTPPLPIAAPPRPQQPLPQQLPAPPQQLPAPPQQLPPPPQEPPPPPPQQLPPPPQEPPPPPQQLPPPPQEPPPSPQQPPPPPPSPPMTPGYVKLAP from the coding sequence CCGGTCGCCGCCATTGCGTTGCTAAGCGGCATTGCAATTTTGCGCGGCGGTGCAGCAGCGGCTGACCCGAACGACGACAAATTTCTGGCGCTGCTCGACGATGAAGGCATCCCCGCCATGGAAGGCGTGCCAAGCCTCGTCGACACAGCTCACAAGGTTTGTCAGGCACTGGATACCGGCACGCCGGCGAACCGCGTCGTGGACGCGCTGGTCGACTATGCGGTGAGCAATGATCCGACCCAGCGCCAAATCGCCCCCGGCCGCCTCGCACGCACCGAAGGGCGATTCGTCGTTGCGGCGGTGGGGGCCTACTGCCCGTACGACAAAAACAAGCTCGCGATCCTCATCACCCGTCCCAAAGCGGGATGGAATGAGCCGACCCGCCGGGCCGCCGACGGCATTCGCCCTTCGGGTTTTCAGGTGCATGGCAGCGCGCCCGTCTCGCTGATCGGAATTGTTCCCCCCGCAGGGATCGCCGATCCGAACCCGCCGGCGATTCCGGAACCACCGCCGTTGGCGCACCTCCAGACACCACCGCTGCCGATCGCGGCACCGCCCAGACCGCAGCAGCCATTACCGCAGCAGTTGCCTGCGCCTCCGCAGCAGTTGCCTGCGCCTCCGCAACAGTTGCCGCCGCCCCCGCAGGAGCCACCGCCGCCGCCTCCTCAGCAGTTGCCGCCGCCGCCGCAGGAGCCACCGCCGCCTCCTCAACAGTTGCCGCCACCCCCACAGGAACCGCCGCCTTCGCCCCAACAGCCGCCGCCACCACCACCCTCGCCGCCGATGACGCCGGGGTACGTCAAACTCGCACCCTGA